In Treponema vincentii, a single window of DNA contains:
- a CDS encoding 2-hydroxyacid dehydrogenase codes for MKIIFYGVRDVERPIFEAVNKKFGYEMTLIPEYLTDEATAKKAAGHDVVVLRGNCFATKERLDIYKELGVKYVLTRTVGVNHIDIPYAKELGFKMAYVPFYSPNAIAELALTLAMTLLRNVTYTGNKTKDKNFIVDKQMFSREVRNCTVGVLGLGRIGMTAAKLFKGLGANVIGFDIFPKTGVEDIVTQMSLDEVLAKSDIITLHAPYIKENGKIITKEAIAKMKDNVILINTGRGELVDTDALVEGLESGKIYGAGIDTLENEVEIFFKDFKGKTLPVPAFEKLIDMYPKVIITPHVGSYTDEAALNMIETTFDNIKEYLDTGDCKNKIQ; via the coding sequence ATGAAAATTATTTTTTATGGCGTACGTGATGTCGAACGGCCTATCTTTGAGGCGGTAAATAAGAAATTCGGGTACGAAATGACGTTAATTCCCGAATATTTAACCGACGAGGCGACCGCCAAAAAGGCAGCAGGGCATGACGTTGTCGTATTACGCGGAAACTGCTTTGCGACAAAGGAGCGGTTAGATATCTACAAAGAGCTTGGCGTTAAATACGTATTGACCCGAACGGTGGGTGTTAACCATATCGATATACCATACGCAAAAGAACTAGGCTTTAAAATGGCTTATGTGCCGTTTTATTCTCCAAATGCAATCGCGGAACTGGCACTGACTTTGGCAATGACGCTATTGAGGAATGTTACCTATACCGGAAACAAAACAAAAGATAAGAACTTTATCGTCGACAAGCAGATGTTCTCGCGCGAAGTACGGAATTGTACGGTCGGTGTACTCGGATTGGGACGAATCGGTATGACGGCAGCCAAACTGTTTAAGGGCTTAGGCGCAAATGTTATCGGTTTTGATATTTTCCCGAAAACCGGGGTGGAGGACATCGTAACGCAGATGTCTCTGGATGAAGTGCTTGCAAAGTCCGACATTATCACGCTCCATGCTCCGTATATTAAGGAAAACGGGAAGATCATCACGAAAGAAGCAATTGCTAAGATGAAGGATAACGTCATCCTTATTAATACAGGACGGGGAGAGCTTGTCGATACCGATGCGCTGGTCGAAGGGCTGGAAAGTGGAAAGATATATGGTGCAGGTATCGATACGTTGGAAAATGAGGTTGAAATTTTCTTTAAAGATTTCAAAGGTAAGACCTTGCCTGTGCCTGCTTTCGAAAAACTGATCGATATGTATCCGAAGGTTATCATTACGCCGCACGTAGGTTCCTATACCGATGAGGCTGCATTGAATATGATCGAAACAACTTTTGATAACATAAAAGAATATCTCGACACCGGAGATTGTAAAAATAAAATCCAGTAA
- a CDS encoding methyl-accepting chemotaxis protein, whose product MEKTAPKRFPIRYKLILIFGLLVVVAGITEAVLAIHIARKAVTERVETHLTDKAVDIANIIDGRITALYQFLNGIARMPFLTDPAYSYQERVVLLQEEAAANSKIIELDITDPNGTFYYAGNTVQVGDRVWFQTALSGTPFISEPYRERAKGTLVITLAVPIFDETHHVHSVLSADVSGLLLTQNIEDIAVGKSGFCYIIGLTGTTIADRDASLVESLFNASESGKTDTSLASLGTFEQIALKAQKPAIGHYEYKGISKIAAYAKSNISGWTIVVNAPYNEFMGTVNSMSITMMTIGICIFITALIIVYFVALKLVKPVQTAVYALKDISQGEGNLTVRLPITGNDEVTDMSEYFNQTIEKIGNSIKSIGISNAEMEAIGNKLASDMVQTASAVNTISSNIEGVKQQALTQAASVTETAATVEEIIRAIKQLNSNIQTQATSVAQSSSSIEQMVANIASITGTLEKANGAVKSLATATDDGKTTLVTSNTVTQKIAEESGSLMEASSVIQHIASQTNLLAMNAAIEAAHAGEAGKGFAVVADEIRKLAEDSAMQGKNITTTLKTLSGEIETLSASSKTVEEKFNAIFHLAGQVKDMSDTLTHAMREQENGSKEVLAAIKNINMVTTEVQAGSEEMLKGGESVAEEMRKLDDLTRIITDGMNEMAAGAVQINNAVQEVNDITQKNKRSIENLTKEVGKFKV is encoded by the coding sequence ATGGAAAAAACAGCACCGAAACGGTTTCCAATCCGCTATAAGCTCATCCTTATTTTCGGTCTTTTGGTAGTAGTTGCCGGCATTACAGAGGCAGTCCTTGCTATTCACATCGCACGCAAAGCCGTAACCGAGAGAGTCGAAACACATTTAACAGACAAAGCGGTAGACATTGCGAATATTATCGACGGAAGAATAACCGCACTCTATCAATTCCTTAACGGCATTGCCCGTATGCCTTTTTTAACCGACCCCGCATATTCGTATCAAGAACGAGTTGTACTCTTACAAGAAGAGGCTGCAGCAAACAGTAAAATTATTGAATTAGATATAACCGATCCCAATGGTACATTCTATTATGCGGGAAATACCGTTCAAGTAGGCGACAGGGTATGGTTCCAAACAGCCCTTTCGGGAACCCCCTTTATTTCAGAACCGTATAGAGAACGAGCCAAGGGAACACTTGTCATCACGCTTGCAGTTCCCATATTCGACGAAACCCATCATGTACACAGCGTTCTTTCGGCAGATGTCAGCGGATTGCTCCTTACACAAAATATCGAAGATATTGCCGTCGGCAAAAGCGGGTTTTGTTATATTATCGGTTTAACGGGAACTACCATCGCCGATAGGGACGCTTCTTTAGTGGAGTCGCTGTTTAATGCTTCCGAGTCGGGGAAAACCGATACAAGCTTGGCCAGCCTCGGAACATTTGAACAAATTGCTCTAAAAGCGCAAAAACCTGCTATTGGTCATTATGAATATAAAGGAATTTCAAAAATAGCCGCATACGCAAAAAGCAATATCTCAGGATGGACGATTGTTGTTAATGCGCCTTATAATGAATTTATGGGGACAGTCAATTCGATGAGTATCACAATGATGACTATCGGTATTTGTATATTTATAACGGCTCTTATCATCGTCTATTTTGTCGCTCTTAAATTGGTAAAACCTGTTCAGACAGCAGTCTATGCATTAAAAGATATCTCGCAAGGTGAAGGAAATTTAACGGTCAGACTACCGATTACGGGTAATGATGAAGTGACCGACATGTCCGAATACTTTAACCAAACCATTGAGAAAATCGGCAATTCGATCAAATCCATCGGAATAAGCAACGCCGAAATGGAAGCTATTGGTAATAAGCTTGCAAGTGATATGGTACAAACTGCAAGTGCAGTAAATACAATCAGCTCCAATATCGAAGGCGTTAAACAACAAGCACTCACGCAGGCGGCAAGCGTTACCGAAACGGCAGCAACCGTTGAAGAAATTATCCGTGCCATAAAACAACTTAACAGCAATATCCAAACTCAAGCGACGAGCGTTGCGCAGTCTTCATCTTCGATTGAGCAAATGGTAGCAAATATCGCGTCCATTACCGGTACGCTCGAAAAGGCAAACGGAGCGGTAAAGAGCCTCGCAACCGCAACCGATGACGGTAAAACAACACTCGTAACGTCAAATACCGTAACACAAAAAATTGCCGAAGAATCCGGTTCGCTGATGGAAGCCTCAAGTGTTATTCAGCATATTGCATCACAAACAAACTTGCTTGCAATGAATGCAGCCATCGAAGCGGCTCATGCGGGAGAGGCGGGGAAGGGTTTTGCCGTTGTCGCGGATGAAATTAGAAAGCTAGCGGAAGATTCCGCCATGCAAGGAAAAAACATAACAACGACGCTTAAAACACTCAGCGGTGAAATCGAGACGCTTTCCGCCTCTTCCAAAACCGTAGAAGAAAAATTCAATGCTATCTTTCATTTAGCCGGGCAAGTAAAAGATATGAGCGATACACTTACCCACGCAATGCGCGAACAGGAGAACGGCAGCAAAGAAGTACTGGCTGCTATTAAGAATATCAATATGGTGACTACGGAGGTACAAGCCGGATCCGAGGAGATGCTGAAAGGAGGGGAAAGTGTCGCAGAAGAAATGCGGAAGCTCGATGATCTTACCCGCATCATCACTGATGGCATGAACGAAATGGCTGCGGGAGCAGTACAGATCAATAATGCCGTTCAAGAAGTAAATGACATAACACAGAAGAATAAACGAAGTATTGAAAATCTAACAAAAGAAGTAGGCAAGTTTAAAGTCTAA
- a CDS encoding SPFH domain-containing protein produces MKKVCIITVIVLACATSVFFFGWTQFSVPAGKYGIMLSKSGGYYPQAIMPGNFTWRWERIVPTNAQILVFDLTPRQVNYAADGMLPSADRYAKVLNTKDDFSWAFGIDALVTLKAEQLVPVVEKNTIQTQEALESYIDSHIRAILQTIMYRYISELIDNPYEYQQVKTDYHLLSEKLRGELVKTIGQDFSVEAVTLTKLTIPDIHTYKIAEQAYNTYEQQREMLLAETAAKEAQYAASEQFQIDRLTKWGDFLAKYPNIIELIAVAQQDSKAALNALKSLEKKQE; encoded by the coding sequence ATGAAGAAGGTATGTATTATCACGGTAATTGTACTCGCATGCGCGACATCGGTGTTCTTTTTCGGGTGGACACAATTTTCGGTTCCTGCAGGGAAATACGGTATCATGCTGTCGAAGTCGGGGGGATATTATCCCCAAGCGATTATGCCCGGGAATTTTACCTGGCGATGGGAGCGGATTGTTCCCACAAATGCACAGATACTGGTATTTGACCTTACGCCGCGGCAAGTAAATTATGCGGCAGACGGTATGCTCCCGTCGGCAGACCGATACGCCAAAGTATTGAATACAAAAGATGATTTTTCATGGGCGTTTGGTATCGATGCTCTCGTTACCCTGAAAGCCGAACAGCTGGTGCCGGTTGTGGAAAAAAATACCATACAAACGCAGGAAGCGCTTGAATCGTACATCGATTCGCATATACGTGCAATACTGCAAACAATTATGTATCGCTATATTTCGGAACTGATCGACAATCCCTACGAATATCAGCAAGTAAAAACCGATTATCATCTGCTTTCAGAAAAGCTCAGAGGCGAACTTGTAAAAACAATCGGTCAAGATTTCTCCGTCGAAGCTGTTACTTTAACGAAACTCACCATTCCCGATATCCATACCTATAAGATTGCGGAACAAGCTTATAACACGTATGAACAACAGCGCGAAATGCTTTTGGCGGAAACAGCCGCAAAAGAAGCACAATACGCAGCATCGGAGCAGTTCCAGATAGATCGGCTGACAAAATGGGGAGACTTTCTGGCGAAATACCCGAATATCATCGAACTGATTGCCGTCGCACAACAGGATTCCAAAGCAGCGCTCAACGCTTTAAAATCCTTAGAAAAAAAACAGGAATAA
- the msrB gene encoding peptide-methionine (R)-S-oxide reductase MsrB, which produces MVHKRIHLAVPLCIALALCSCGKAQAEEKHKLRDESNTQPTKNIGNGGSSMVTAGNIKEIYLAGGCFWGVEGYFRRIAGVVETDTGYANGTTDTTDYQRIHGTDHAETVKITYNTGVIALEELLEHYFRIIDPLSVNKQGNDVGRQYRTGIYYTDKKDAPVIQAFLKRMQAKYARPLAVETEPLRNFVLAEDYHQDYLEKNPNGYCHINLNLASVPLHDEAKFQAPDAKQIKERLTPLQYSVTQEKATERPFTSEYDKFEGKGIYVDVVTGKPLFSSSDKYDAGCGWPSFTKPITSQAVDFTPDGSHGMNRVEVTSKTGGAHLGHVFDDSPQDKTGLRYCINGASLRFVPYEEMDAAGYGDYKQYVTD; this is translated from the coding sequence ATGGTTCATAAACGTATTCATTTAGCGGTACCACTCTGCATTGCCCTGGCTCTCTGCAGCTGCGGGAAAGCACAAGCCGAAGAAAAGCACAAACTACGAGACGAAAGTAACACACAGCCAACGAAAAACATCGGAAACGGAGGTTCATCTATGGTAACGGCAGGAAACATAAAAGAGATTTACTTGGCCGGAGGCTGCTTTTGGGGTGTTGAAGGATACTTCCGCCGGATTGCAGGCGTCGTTGAAACCGATACCGGATATGCGAACGGCACAACCGATACAACCGATTATCAGCGCATACATGGCACCGATCATGCCGAAACCGTCAAAATAACCTACAATACCGGCGTTATCGCACTCGAAGAGCTGTTGGAGCACTATTTCCGCATTATCGACCCGCTTTCCGTAAATAAGCAGGGAAATGACGTCGGCAGGCAATACCGTACCGGCATTTACTACACCGATAAAAAAGATGCACCGGTTATTCAAGCGTTTCTAAAACGGATGCAGGCAAAGTATGCACGCCCGCTTGCAGTAGAAACGGAACCGCTGCGGAACTTCGTATTGGCAGAAGACTATCATCAAGATTATCTTGAAAAAAATCCCAACGGCTACTGCCATATCAACTTAAACCTTGCCTCCGTACCGCTCCACGATGAAGCAAAATTCCAAGCACCTGATGCAAAACAGATTAAAGAACGGCTGACACCGCTGCAATATAGTGTAACACAGGAGAAAGCAACCGAGCGACCGTTTACCAGCGAGTATGATAAGTTTGAAGGAAAGGGAATTTACGTTGATGTTGTTACGGGAAAGCCGCTTTTTTCTTCGAGCGATAAATACGATGCAGGCTGCGGATGGCCGAGCTTTACCAAACCGATTACCTCGCAGGCGGTTGATTTTACGCCCGATGGCAGTCACGGTATGAACAGAGTTGAGGTTACCTCAAAAACCGGCGGCGCACATTTAGGCCACGTTTTTGACGACAGCCCGCAGGATAAAACAGGCTTGCGCTATTGCATCAACGGAGCATCACTGCGGTTTGTTCCCTACGAAGAAATGGATGCCGCCGGCTACGGAGACTATAAACAATACGTAACCGACTAA
- a CDS encoding S1C family serine protease: MRLGRFLYNISALIVLLVTFGACTSVTPSFSQSVNYADGRSVTREIEAVRGLIAEKPLDALLRAKRLTLYTERTDEINTLYQDSKSAVEELFFKAVENGIWDEALKIFRSLTVLGHTPAQWSEEKLVSAQRDKWKEKKFDALIQDTVRLSDGVHDAPSLETVRKMMKGTVTVWVDRGMTIEKGLGRADRMIGSGFFIDANGYLITNYHVIQSEVDPEYEGFSRVYIKRAENPTVRIPAKVVGWDTTFDLALLKTEINPEVYFQLGSSEDLNIGSRIYAIGSPAGLEQTLTSGIVSAQNRRLLSLGSVLQIDAPVNHGSSGGPIIDEAGRVQAIVFAGLERNEGLNFAIPVELLRLILPQLYAGGETVHAWMSCYGVSVKESPQQAAGTELVYAVPGSSASVIPAGAVITHLNGRAVPSLEALQAELMRLSAGTIVKVSGYAPLHTSSTNDARSSGSDADTAGTTGNANVSTAPDAIGSSGNSAVGTAHISTGDTAGATSDAADNMGGAERKEHRWEKTRQDWYVQLEARPEQPAELVYRKDSRARAMLPAYGMYLESAGGKKSFRITEVIPGSYADETGFSAGDYLEIHKMEVQKAEEALFTRIYTKRRKSAYLDTFMDIWAYLDNPSYF; encoded by the coding sequence GTGAGATTGGGTCGGTTTTTGTATAACATATCCGCACTGATTGTACTTTTGGTTACTTTCGGCGCCTGTACCTCTGTTACACCCTCTTTTTCTCAAAGTGTCAATTACGCGGACGGTCGCAGCGTAACACGGGAGATTGAAGCTGTTCGCGGCCTTATCGCAGAAAAACCGCTCGATGCCCTATTGCGGGCAAAGCGTTTAACGCTGTATACCGAACGTACCGATGAAATAAACACGTTGTATCAAGACTCCAAAAGCGCTGTTGAAGAATTGTTTTTTAAGGCTGTCGAAAACGGTATATGGGATGAAGCGCTCAAAATATTCCGATCGCTCACCGTATTAGGGCATACGCCTGCACAGTGGAGTGAGGAAAAACTCGTGTCAGCGCAGCGGGATAAATGGAAAGAAAAGAAATTTGATGCGCTAATTCAAGATACTGTCCGATTATCCGACGGAGTACATGATGCGCCGTCGTTGGAAACGGTTCGAAAGATGATGAAAGGAACTGTAACGGTGTGGGTTGACCGCGGTATGACGATTGAAAAAGGGTTGGGGAGAGCCGACCGGATGATCGGTTCGGGCTTTTTTATCGACGCTAACGGCTATCTCATTACAAACTATCATGTTATTCAAAGCGAAGTTGATCCCGAATACGAAGGATTTTCCCGTGTGTACATTAAGCGTGCGGAAAATCCTACGGTGCGGATACCGGCAAAGGTAGTCGGCTGGGATACGACATTCGACCTCGCGCTTCTTAAAACGGAGATTAATCCCGAAGTGTATTTTCAGCTCGGCTCTTCGGAAGACTTAAACATCGGTAGTAGAATCTATGCGATCGGCTCGCCCGCCGGATTGGAACAGACGCTTACTTCCGGTATTGTGTCGGCGCAAAACCGGCGGCTTCTGTCTTTAGGCAGCGTATTGCAGATCGATGCGCCCGTTAATCATGGTAGCTCAGGCGGGCCGATTATCGACGAGGCGGGCAGGGTACAGGCAATTGTGTTTGCCGGTCTTGAGCGCAACGAGGGCTTAAACTTTGCAATACCGGTGGAACTGCTGCGGCTTATCTTGCCTCAGCTCTATGCAGGCGGCGAAACCGTTCATGCATGGATGTCCTGCTATGGGGTTTCCGTAAAGGAGTCGCCGCAGCAGGCGGCAGGAACGGAACTGGTCTATGCAGTGCCGGGATCGTCTGCGTCTGTTATTCCCGCCGGTGCCGTTATTACTCATCTGAATGGTCGGGCGGTTCCCAGTTTGGAAGCACTGCAGGCCGAACTGATGCGGTTGAGCGCCGGTACTATCGTTAAAGTTTCAGGCTATGCACCCCTGCATACTTCTTCTACAAATGATGCTCGTTCTTCCGGTTCGGACGCCGATACGGCAGGCACTACCGGAAATGCAAACGTCAGCACTGCTCCCGATGCAATCGGTAGCTCGGGTAATAGCGCGGTCGGTACCGCACATATCAGCACCGGCGATACGGCGGGCGCTACGAGTGATGCCGCCGACAATATGGGCGGGGCGGAACGGAAGGAGCACCGTTGGGAAAAAACGCGGCAGGATTGGTATGTACAGCTGGAAGCCCGCCCCGAACAGCCAGCCGAGCTGGTGTATCGTAAGGATAGTCGCGCGCGGGCTATGCTGCCGGCGTATGGAATGTATCTTGAAAGCGCCGGTGGAAAAAAATCTTTTCGGATAACGGAAGTTATTCCCGGCAGCTACGCCGATGAAACAGGTTTTTCCGCCGGAGACTACCTTGAAATCCATAAGATGGAAGTGCAAAAAGCCGAAGAAGCCCTGTTCACCCGGATTTATACCAAACGCCGGAAGTCCGCCTATCTCGATACCTTTATGGACATCTGGGCATACCTAGACAATCCGTCATACTTTTAG
- a CDS encoding tetratricopeptide repeat protein, whose product MLKTIKRILLIETLLVFLLPATAVYSQTVNRELQQMNTSYALQYLQKAAALYTDANYAEALEYVEKGMTFDDSFADFFYLKAQCLIQLDGIRAQSLDAAEAALTQGLKLRIYNRNQLVLLLARLYTETERYNEALQVLDSLAFDSADRDFYRASALYGLGRDGQAREVIETALNRWSFDVRFPRLFFLQERDKAMTRAGKKLADSLLQQLYVWIEQEPSLAVYAAPFDPNPQENSRRLKVYRNMHAADSEKLDARTQLAAVLAELRYGVIDEKVAVKEFFGTTVADHLPQTANIKAPVSALYSDQLIELCRLTGTDAMRKEIGNRLKIFSGVLLEDDNGDGISNAAVFFEQGRPVSAFFDLNQDEVYEYRIQCNFGAPDLIVTAKNGYAVQYDSYPAVHSIVQKAEKREYIMRPLALRWEPVAQTELDLRLRDTDAEAPAFFTLRLRNNARLLQEHDFIFSVLYSEEPSPFDTNAVMRMHFEDGRIISAEIKTGTQTLALARYRNGVLAQKEYDYDGDGFFEVLEQYGKQGKLDKISVDINKNKLFEYYELYKTDGTVIKNWDENEDGTPEIQYTQFPSGNAQTVWKHRYSGLPVSVYYKKGIPERLTIGKTSMPLIKDPSYNVYWLEMRPAFSDKVAEKLTALFKDTDSDVEARTILIGSYELYAVRSEGAVFVQMLRIPDRAAPVKVEGQK is encoded by the coding sequence ATGCTCAAGACTATAAAGCGGATCCTTTTAATAGAAACGCTGCTGGTATTTTTACTACCTGCAACGGCAGTGTATTCGCAAACGGTAAACCGTGAATTACAGCAAATGAATACCTCGTATGCGCTGCAATATTTGCAAAAGGCCGCCGCGCTCTATACCGATGCAAACTATGCGGAAGCTCTTGAATATGTCGAAAAAGGCATGACGTTTGACGATTCTTTTGCAGACTTCTTTTATTTAAAGGCTCAATGCCTTATTCAGTTGGACGGTATACGCGCACAAAGTCTTGATGCTGCGGAAGCGGCTCTGACGCAGGGATTAAAGCTGCGTATCTATAATCGGAACCAGCTCGTTTTACTCCTTGCCCGCCTTTATACTGAAACCGAACGCTATAATGAAGCACTTCAAGTATTGGATTCACTTGCCTTCGATTCCGCCGACCGTGACTTTTACCGCGCTTCTGCGCTCTATGGGTTAGGGCGTGACGGGCAGGCGCGGGAGGTAATCGAAACTGCGTTAAACCGTTGGAGTTTTGACGTTCGGTTCCCTCGGCTATTCTTTTTACAGGAGCGGGATAAAGCGATGACCCGCGCGGGGAAAAAACTTGCCGACTCTCTTTTGCAGCAACTCTATGTCTGGATTGAACAGGAGCCGTCGCTGGCAGTGTATGCAGCTCCCTTTGACCCTAACCCGCAGGAAAACAGCCGCCGTTTAAAAGTGTACCGTAATATGCATGCGGCAGACAGCGAAAAGCTTGATGCACGGACGCAGCTTGCCGCGGTGCTCGCGGAGCTCCGGTACGGCGTTATCGATGAAAAGGTCGCCGTCAAAGAATTTTTTGGTACCACTGTTGCCGACCACCTGCCTCAAACGGCAAATATTAAAGCACCCGTGTCCGCCTTGTATTCCGATCAGCTTATCGAGTTATGTCGGCTGACCGGCACGGATGCTATGCGAAAAGAGATTGGCAATCGTCTTAAAATCTTTAGCGGCGTACTTTTAGAGGACGATAACGGTGACGGCATCTCTAATGCGGCTGTTTTCTTTGAACAGGGACGCCCCGTATCGGCCTTTTTCGATCTGAATCAGGATGAGGTGTATGAATATCGGATACAGTGCAATTTCGGCGCCCCCGATCTTATTGTTACGGCGAAGAACGGTTATGCCGTCCAATATGACAGCTATCCGGCAGTACATTCTATTGTGCAAAAGGCGGAAAAGCGGGAGTATATCATGCGTCCGCTTGCACTTCGATGGGAGCCGGTTGCTCAGACCGAACTTGATTTAAGACTGCGCGATACCGATGCGGAAGCTCCGGCTTTCTTTACGCTGCGGTTACGCAACAATGCCCGCCTGCTGCAAGAGCATGATTTTATCTTTTCGGTGTTATACAGTGAAGAACCTTCACCGTTTGATACAAATGCGGTTATGCGGATGCACTTTGAAGATGGCCGGATTATTTCGGCTGAAATAAAGACGGGGACGCAAACGCTTGCGCTTGCTCGGTACCGGAACGGCGTACTTGCACAAAAAGAGTATGACTATGACGGCGACGGATTTTTTGAAGTGCTGGAGCAATATGGCAAACAGGGAAAGCTCGATAAGATTTCGGTTGATATCAATAAAAATAAGTTGTTTGAATATTACGAACTCTACAAGACGGATGGGACGGTTATAAAAAATTGGGATGAAAATGAAGACGGAACGCCGGAAATTCAGTATACGCAGTTTCCGTCGGGAAATGCTCAGACGGTGTGGAAACATCGGTATTCGGGGCTGCCGGTGTCGGTATACTATAAAAAAGGAATCCCGGAACGCTTGACTATCGGCAAAACGAGTATGCCACTGATAAAAGATCCTTCATATAATGTATATTGGCTCGAAATGCGCCCCGCTTTTTCCGATAAAGTCGCTGAAAAACTGACAGCGTTGTTCAAGGATACCGATTCCGATGTGGAAGCGCGGACGATATTAATCGGAAGTTATGAGCTCTATGCCGTCCGTTCCGAAGGCGCTGTGTTTGTTCAAATGTTGCGCATTCCCGATCGGGCAGCTCCTGTGAAAGTTGAGGGACAAAAGTGA
- the tilS gene encoding tRNA lysidine(34) synthetase TilS: MYSHPLIDAVFDNLKSFLTHNPNSFLLTCSGGADSTALLLAFHQLQTRLHCRLTAVTVNHNIRSAEESAADSAFVAELCSRLEPPVPCVIAEIPAGEVARYAKERNRGMEDAARTLRYRLFEETAASVGADYIVTAHNRSDVYETALMRLVQGGNTASLSVMPIRRGRYLRPLITVERSDIEAFLRQQGIVWREDSTNAEDTYLRNRIRHHLVPALAATFGGWRTGLDKTLQRIALDRSFCEESLATARETFTGMADNASSVADAANWAQCKHGALVIAADFFDSLHPALRLRVLEQGCRRLGIGTRVPLGILLRLSSECVASHMEKQPDTRSKITAAGALRLERRGDRILLFDSTAYLTLYNQKSYFLTILQCGEYAYPLGQLVVYHTADGIFVRDSEDKSNGVGPFTLPISVRSGRGSDRIQMKSGNLKEVKKILNEWQVDSLARELLPIIIEDTCIWRRTRIRALYGSFLGYKNWFVEEQ; the protein is encoded by the coding sequence ATGTATTCTCATCCGCTTATCGATGCCGTCTTTGATAATCTTAAATCATTTTTGACACATAACCCGAATAGTTTCCTTCTTACGTGTTCAGGCGGTGCGGATTCTACGGCATTGCTATTAGCTTTTCATCAATTACAGACGCGGCTCCACTGCCGATTAACCGCCGTTACGGTTAATCATAATATCCGCAGTGCGGAAGAAAGCGCTGCCGATTCAGCCTTTGTCGCCGAATTGTGCAGCCGTTTAGAGCCGCCGGTACCCTGTGTTATTGCGGAAATCCCCGCCGGAGAAGTGGCGCGTTATGCAAAAGAACGCAATCGTGGAATGGAGGATGCCGCACGTACGCTTCGGTACCGGCTTTTTGAAGAAACCGCCGCTTCCGTTGGTGCCGACTATATTGTAACGGCGCATAACCGCAGTGATGTATATGAAACGGCACTGATGCGGCTCGTCCAAGGCGGCAACACGGCGAGTTTATCCGTAATGCCGATACGGCGCGGACGGTATTTACGCCCGCTTATTACAGTAGAACGGAGCGATATAGAAGCCTTTTTACGGCAGCAGGGTATCGTATGGCGTGAGGATTCCACCAATGCGGAAGATACGTATCTGCGCAACCGAATCCGGCACCATCTAGTACCGGCATTGGCTGCGACCTTCGGCGGATGGCGCACCGGATTGGATAAAACTTTGCAACGGATAGCCTTGGATCGTTCATTTTGCGAGGAATCGCTGGCCACTGCGCGCGAAACCTTTACCGGTATGGCCGACAATGCAAGCAGCGTGGCCGACGCGGCAAATTGGGCGCAATGCAAGCACGGTGCGCTTGTAATCGCGGCGGATTTCTTCGATTCGCTTCATCCTGCGCTGCGGCTCAGGGTACTTGAACAAGGGTGTCGCCGGCTCGGTATCGGGACACGGGTTCCGCTTGGCATACTCCTTCGGCTTTCATCCGAATGTGTGGCTTCTCATATGGAAAAGCAACCGGATACTCGATCAAAGATTACTGCTGCCGGCGCTCTCCGCTTGGAACGCCGCGGTGATCGTATCCTGCTTTTTGACAGCACGGCCTATCTTACGCTGTATAATCAAAAGTCATACTTTCTTACTATTCTGCAATGCGGCGAGTATGCGTATCCTTTGGGGCAGTTGGTAGTTTATCATACGGCCGACGGTATTTTTGTACGAGATAGCGAGGATAAAAGCAACGGAGTAGGTCCTTTTACACTTCCCATTTCCGTTAGGTCCGGGCGCGGCAGCGATCGGATTCAAATGAAATCGGGGAATTTAAAAGAAGTAAAAAAAATTTTAAATGAGTGGCAGGTTGATTCACTTGCTCGCGAACTTTTGCCGATTATCATAGAGGACACTTGTATTTGGAGGCGTACTCGTATACGCGCCTTGTATGGCAGCTTCCTTGGATATAAAAACTGGTTTGTGGAGGAACAATAG